The Mycobacterium sp. EPa45 genomic interval CGAGATGATCCGGCAGACCCTCGAAACTGCTCCCCCCAACCAGGATTTCGGCACCGTCGCAGCGAGCCTGGTCGCATGCGTCCAGGACCCGTTGCTTCTGCTTCGCGCTGACGACAGGACCGACGAACGTGTCCGGCAGCGCCGGGTCGCCCACCGGCACGGCTTGATAAGCGGCAGTGATGGCGGCCAGCGCCTCGGGGTACAGCGATTCGTGAATCACCAGCCGGGTGGTCAGCGCGCAAGCCTGGCCGGCATGCACGCACACCCCCACGGCTCCGCCGATGACGTGGGCCGGGTTGGCGTCGTCGAGCACGATCAGGGCGGACTTGCCACCCAGTTCCAAGAACGTGCGCTTCATCGTCTCGGCGCCGTCGCGCATCAACTGCTTGCCGACCGCAGTGGATCCGGTGAATGACACCAGGTCCACCCGCGGGTCGGTGGCCAGCAGTCCGGCGACCGCGTTGTCGGGCGTGGGCACCACGCCCAGGACGCCGGGCGGGATGTCGGTCTGCTCGGCGACCAGCCGGCCGATGCGGGTGGCGTTCCACGGGGTGTTCGGATCGGGCTTGAGCACGACGGTGTTGCCGGTGGCCAGCGCAGGGCCGAGTTTGTTGAGGATTACTTCGATCGGGTAATTCGACGGCGTGATGGCCGCAACCACGCCGACCGGCTCCTTGACGACGGTTCGCACGTTGCGCTCCCCGAACATTCCACCGCCGTCAAGCCTTCGCTCCCAGTCGAATTGGTCGATCAGCCGGCTCGGATAGCGCAACGAGTCGGCCAGTGGCCACTCGAGCTGAGCGTCACCGGTCGACATCACCGGGCAGCCGACTTCGGCGACGAGTTCCTCGCGCAGTTCTTCCTTCTCCGACTCCAGCGCGGACTGCAGCTGAGCGAGGCAGCGCTTGCGCAGTTCTCGATTGGTGGACCAGTCGGTGTCGTCGAACGCCCGCCTCGCCGCGGCGATCGCACGTTCCATGTCGGCGTGGCCGCCGGCGGCGGTGACCCCGAGCACCCGGCCGGTGGCCGGACTCACGTTGTCGAACTCGGTACCGTCGGCCGCCGCGCACAACTTTCCGTCGATGAGCATCCGCGGCTCGGCCCTTCCCGCCGCGCGCAACCCCAGCTCGACGCTCGTATCCTGCTGGCCCACCGACGCACCACCTTCTGTTCTGGGACGGTCAACTGTAAAGGTTACAGTAGTATTCTGCGGTGGCGTTGGGCTGATTCGCTCGCCCACGGCGGCCGGGGTGTGAGAATGTGGTTACCACCGCCGGGCGAAAGGGACTGGACTTGATCAAGGTGATGGACGGCATCCGGGTACTGGAGGTCGCACAGTTCACGTTCGTACCGGCGGCCGGCGCGATCCTGGCCGACTGGGGCGCCGACGTCATCAAGGTCGAGCACCCGGTCCGCGGCGACACCCAGCGCGGCTTCATCAACATGGGCGGATTCCAGCTCGACCCCAACCGGCACCCGCTGATCGAGCATCCCAACCGCGGCAAGCGCAGCGTCGGCATCGACGTCACGACGCCGGAGGGCCAGGAGGTGCTCTACGAGATCGCCAAGACCGCCGACGTCTTCCTGACCAACTACATGCCTGCGCAGCGCCAGAAGAACAAGTTCGACATCGAGCACATTCGCGCGGTGAACCCGAACATCATCTACGCCCGCGGCAGTGCCTACGGCGACAAGGGACCCGAGCGTCTGGTCGGCGGGTTCGACGGGACCGCGTTCTGGACCCGCAGCGGCGTCGGCCATGCCCTGACGCCCGAGGAGCTCGGTGGTGCTCTGCCGCAGGGCATTCCGGCGTTCGGCGATTCCATCGGCGGGATGAACATCGCCGGTGGCATCTCCGCGGCGCTGTTCCACCGGGAACGCACCGGCGAAGCGGTCGAACTCGACGTGTCCCTGCTGAGCACCGCCTGGTGGGCGGCGGGCGCCAGCGTCACCCAGGGCATGGAAACCGGCGAGACCATGCGGTCGCTGATGCCCGGCACCACGACATCGGTCAACCCGTTCATGGCCAACTACCTGACCTCCGATGGCGGCACGATCAACCTGTGCATCGTCAGTCCGACCGGCTATATCCGCGATACGTGGGAGCACCTCGGTCTGCCCGAGCTCGCCGACGATCCCCGGTTCTCCGAGGTGATGCCGCTGATCCAGAACGCCGAAGAAGGGGTCCGACTCATCACCGAGGCGATCGCCGCCAAGCCGTTCGAGTACTGGCGCCAGCACCTCAAGACGATGAAGGGCCAGTGGGCGCCGTTCCAGAGCCTCGTCGATCTGGCCTCCGATGAGCAGGCCGTCGCCAACGACATGATTGTCGAGGTGGACGCCGCCGACGGCGGGGCGCCGTTCAAAGTGGTGCGCGGGCCGGTGCAGTTCAATCACGAGCCGCTGGAAACGACTCGCGCACCGCAGGCCAGTGAGCATACCGAACTAGTGCTGATGGAAGTCGGCATCGACTGGGATCGCATTGAGGCGCTCAAGGAGTCGGGCGCGATTGCCTAGGGGCGCGCCAACCGGAACGACCGAGTCGTCCGCCCCGTAAATGACCAGGAACGCCCCCTTCTGCATCCTGATCAACGTCGCACGGGGGAACAGATAGTTGGTCCGATATTTGGACGTCATGATCGGGTATTCATACCGCTGTCGGCGATAACATACTCGAGCCATCACTTCTAGTCGTCGCCCGTGGCGGCGATCGTTGCCGGTGGCAAGCGAGGGAGGTGGACGTGTGAGACGCCTCAACGGCATGGACGCGATGCTGCTGTACAGCGAGACGCCCAATCTGCACAACCACACCCTCAAAGTGGCCGTGGTCGACGTGTCAGACCACCAGGAGTTCGGGTTCGAGGATTTCCGACGAATACTGGCCAGCCGGTTACACCTGCTCGATCCATTGCGTTTCGTACTCATCGACATCCCATTTCGGGTGCATCACCCGATGTGGCTGGAGAACTGCGATGTGGATCTGGACTACCATCTGCGACGAGTCGAGGTGCCGAGTCCGGGCGGTCGACGCGAACTCGACGATCTCATCGGCCGAATCGCCTCCGCTCCCCTGGATCGTCGGCGACCATTGTGGGAATTCTATTTCGCCGAGGGTCTCGCCGACCATCGAGTGGCGCTGATCGGTAAACTTCATCACGCATTGGCCGACGGAGTGGCATCAGCCAATCTGCTCGCGCGCCTGATGGATTCTGATGTGGTGGAGCCGAATTGCTCGGACCTTTCCTGCCTGAGCCCGACGAAGCGTGAACTGCTGCAGGCCGCGGGGCGTGACCATCTGAGATTGATTGCAGAGTTACCGGAAGTCGCGGCTACGGCCGTGTCCGGGTACCGGCGAATGCGGCATCGTGCCCACCAGCGTGATGAGCCGCCCGACCTCGCCCGAACGCTGCACGCACCCCGTACCTTCCTCAACCACATCGTCTCTCCCACACGCACATTCGCCAGCTGCACGCTGCCCGTTTCGCACGTCAAGAACTGTGCCAAACTCCTGCAGATCACGATCAATGATCTCGTCATGGCAACGGCGGCAGGGGCTTTGCGACGACTTCTCCTGCGCTACGACAATGGCGCCGACCAACCACTGGTCGCATCCGTCCTCGCCAGTACGGATAAGTCCTCCCAACGCATTGCGGGCAACCAACTCAGTGGTATGCCGGTGTCGCTTCCGGTCCACATCGATGATCCGCTCGAACGAGTGCGGTTGGCCAAGACGAGCACCACGATCGCCAAGGAAAACTACGAGCTGCTCGGGCCGGACTTGTTCGGCCGCCTGGTGACCTATCTCCCGCCGCCCGCAGCGCCGCCCGCATTTCGTTGGGTAGCAAAACGACAATCCCGCAACCGGCTCTTCAACCTGCCGATTTCGAACGTCACCGGCCCACGGAAACGCGGCCGGTTCGGCGGTTGCCCCGTCACGGAGATCTACTCCGTCGGCCCGCTCCCACCGGGATGCGGAGTCAACATCACCGTGTGGAGTTACGTGCACCAACTCAACATATCGATCATCGCAGACGACATCACCGTACGAGACACCCATGAGATCACTGACGCGATGAGCGACGCTTACGCTGAAATATGCCACGCTGTCGGACTTCTGGACGTCGTGCCGCCCGCTGACGATGCCATGGCGCCCGCCAGGGCATCGTGGTAGTCAGCCCAACACCGGAAACCGACGTTCGCCGGCCAGACGGCCCAGCGCGGCCTGCATCAGTCCACGCACATGGACGTCGACTTCGCCGACATCCGGCTCGTCACCGAATTGACCGGCGATGTCCACGGGGGCAAGCACATCGGTGACGATCTTCGTCGGTAGCGGAATGTTGACCGGAAGAATGGCGCTCAAGCCGAACGGAATTCCTATCGTGAGCGGGAGAATGTCAGCCCGGAAGCGGGACAACCCCAGCCGTTTGGCCAACCACGTTCCGCGCGTCAGGAACAGTTGGCTTTCCTGTCCCCCGATCGAGGCAGCGGGCACGAGCGGAACGCCGGCATCGACAGCAAGTTTGACGTAACCCGTCCGCCCGTTGAAGTCGATGACATTCGACTGGCGAGTGGGCCGGTAGGCGTCGTGGAGGCCACCGGGAAACACCAACACGACACCGCCGGTACGCAGGGCGTCGATGGCAGTCTGACGGTCAGCAGGTATCAGGCCGAACTGCGACATGACGTGCGCCAGCGGTCCGGCGAACAGTGCGTCATGTCCGAGCGTGTACAACGGGCGGTCGTAGCCGAAATGCGAATAGAACGCCGACGCCAAGATCAGTACGTCCGCGGTCATCATGCCGCCCGAGTGATTCGAGACCAGCAGAGCACCCCCCGCCGACGGGAAGGAGTCGAGACCCCGCACGTCCCAGCGGAAGTATCGCTTGCTCCATGGTGCAAGGGCGCCGATCAGTTGCTCCGCCGACCGCGCGTCCCACCCACCACTGAATCGACCTTCGACGGTGTCGATAGGTGAACACCTCCCGTGCACCCGACATCACTTCGCGTACCAAATATCTGTTCCAGACTACCACCCGGGGGACGCCCTCGCGTTCAACGATTCTGACTAGGCGCTTTCGACCCGGACCGGGACGCCGGTCAGCCAGGCCATCCCCGCCAGCGACTCGACATCCTCGGGCGCGCTCGACGTCAGCCGGTTGACGTTGGACCCGCCTGCCCGATTCGCGAGTTTCCATGTGCCGGTGCCGCTGTGCCCCCAGCCGTGCGGGACGGCGACCACGCCGGCCATCAGGTCCTTGGTGGTGGTCACTTCGACCGTGATCTCGCCGTATGGCGACGACACCCGCACCACGTCGCCATCGCTGATCGCCAATTGGGCCGCGTCGTCGACGTGGATCAGCGCGCGGTGTCCCCGCTCGCCCCGCATCAGCAGCGGTGAGTTGTGCATCCAGGAATTCTCCGAACGCGGCTCACGCATGCCGATCATCCGCAATGGATAGCCCACCGGATGACCGCTGCGCGCGAGCTTCTCGACCTCGGCGGCAATACCGGGGTGGGCGAGCCGGACCCGACGGGACACATAGGCCACCGAATTACGCAGAACCCCGGTGCGGATGTGCGGTGCCAGCACCACACCGTGCGGGTGGTCCTCGGTCAGCCGGCGATGCGTCAGCCCGCCGCGACGCAGACCGAACAAATCGCCGCCTTGCGACATCCGGATCAGGGCATCGATCATCATCCGTGGCTTGAGCGCTATCCCGAAGCGGCCCAGCGCCTTTCGCATGGTGGCGAATACCGCGAACGCACGCACACTGGGCGCCAGCCGGACCGCGAGGTCTTCGACGATGTCCCACTCCGAGCGCGCCTGACCGGCCGGCGCGACGACGGCCTCGGTGGCCTGGCGAAACGGCGTGGCCTGGAACGCCTGGAACGTGTACGGGAAGTCGTCGCGTTCGTACATCGTGGTCACCGGCAGGATGTAGTCGCACCTCCCGGTCGTCTCGGTCACGTAGAAGTCAAGGGCCACAGAGAGTTCCAGCGAATCGAAGGCTGCTTCGAGTTCATCGCCGTTGGGCACCGACAGCACCGGGTTGCCCGCGGAGACGAACATCGCCCGAATCTGCCGGTCGCCCGGCGTGGTGATCTCTTTGGCCATCAGCGCGGCCGGTTCCATCGCGACGGCTATCGGGATCCCCCCGATGCGGGACCGATTGCGGTACGAACGGCGCATCGCGAGGCCCATGATCGTGGCCTGCCAGCGTCCCCCGACGGTCTCCATCGTGCTGAACACCGACCCGCCGGGGGTATCGAGGTTGCCCGCGACGAGATTCACCGCGTCGATGAGGTAGGTGGTGAGGGTGCCGTATCGGCCGACGCACGTGCCGAGCCTGCCGTAGACGGCCGCCCGCGGCGCGCGCACCAGATCCCGTGCGAGCGACCGGACGCTGTCGGCGTCGATGCCGGTGTGGGCGGCGGTGAACTCCGGGGTGAACCGCGCGCACAGCGCCCGCAGCCACTCGAGGCCGTCGGCCTGCGCCTCGACCTTCGCGGTGTCGACGAGGCCCTCGGCGAACATCACCT includes:
- a CDS encoding aldehyde dehydrogenase family protein, which gives rise to MLIDGKLCAAADGTEFDNVSPATGRVLGVTAAGGHADMERAIAAARRAFDDTDWSTNRELRKRCLAQLQSALESEKEELREELVAEVGCPVMSTGDAQLEWPLADSLRYPSRLIDQFDWERRLDGGGMFGERNVRTVVKEPVGVVAAITPSNYPIEVILNKLGPALATGNTVVLKPDPNTPWNATRIGRLVAEQTDIPPGVLGVVPTPDNAVAGLLATDPRVDLVSFTGSTAVGKQLMRDGAETMKRTFLELGGKSALIVLDDANPAHVIGGAVGVCVHAGQACALTTRLVIHESLYPEALAAITAAYQAVPVGDPALPDTFVGPVVSAKQKQRVLDACDQARCDGAEILVGGSSFEGLPDHLAGGHFVAPTVIVGADSRSAIAQQEVFGPVLVVLPFRDDEEAIRIANDSAYGLAGAVLSGSIDRGMSVARRIRTGSIGVNGGMFYGADAPFGGFKNSGVGRQCGIEGFQQYLETKTLAFRAPRQS
- a CDS encoding wax ester/triacylglycerol synthase family O-acyltransferase — its product is MRRLNGMDAMLLYSETPNLHNHTLKVAVVDVSDHQEFGFEDFRRILASRLHLLDPLRFVLIDIPFRVHHPMWLENCDVDLDYHLRRVEVPSPGGRRELDDLIGRIASAPLDRRRPLWEFYFAEGLADHRVALIGKLHHALADGVASANLLARLMDSDVVEPNCSDLSCLSPTKRELLQAAGRDHLRLIAELPEVAATAVSGYRRMRHRAHQRDEPPDLARTLHAPRTFLNHIVSPTRTFASCTLPVSHVKNCAKLLQITINDLVMATAAGALRRLLLRYDNGADQPLVASVLASTDKSSQRIAGNQLSGMPVSLPVHIDDPLERVRLAKTSTTIAKENYELLGPDLFGRLVTYLPPPAAPPAFRWVAKRQSRNRLFNLPISNVTGPRKRGRFGGCPVTEIYSVGPLPPGCGVNITVWSYVHQLNISIIADDITVRDTHEITDAMSDAYAEICHAVGLLDVVPPADDAMAPARASW
- a CDS encoding lysophospholipid acyltransferase family protein, producing MDTVEGRFSGGWDARSAEQLIGALAPWSKRYFRWDVRGLDSFPSAGGALLVSNHSGGMMTADVLILASAFYSHFGYDRPLYTLGHDALFAGPLAHVMSQFGLIPADRQTAIDALRTGGVVLVFPGGLHDAYRPTRQSNVIDFNGRTGYVKLAVDAGVPLVPAASIGGQESQLFLTRGTWLAKRLGLSRFRADILPLTIGIPFGLSAILPVNIPLPTKIVTDVLAPVDIAGQFGDEPDVGEVDVHVRGLMQAALGRLAGERRFPVLG
- a CDS encoding CaiB/BaiF CoA-transferase family protein: MDGIRVLEVAQFTFVPAAGAILADWGADVIKVEHPVRGDTQRGFINMGGFQLDPNRHPLIEHPNRGKRSVGIDVTTPEGQEVLYEIAKTADVFLTNYMPAQRQKNKFDIEHIRAVNPNIIYARGSAYGDKGPERLVGGFDGTAFWTRSGVGHALTPEELGGALPQGIPAFGDSIGGMNIAGGISAALFHRERTGEAVELDVSLLSTAWWAAGASVTQGMETGETMRSLMPGTTTSVNPFMANYLTSDGGTINLCIVSPTGYIRDTWEHLGLPELADDPRFSEVMPLIQNAEEGVRLITEAIAAKPFEYWRQHLKTMKGQWAPFQSLVDLASDEQAVANDMIVEVDAADGGAPFKVVRGPVQFNHEPLETTRAPQASEHTELVLMEVGIDWDRIEALKESGAIA
- a CDS encoding molybdopterin-dependent oxidoreductase, giving the protein MASNIEHKTTFCRICEPLCGMVATVEDGRLTALRPDKDHPLSAGFACQKGIAFTEVQNDPDGVTTPLRKTADGYQPVSWDEALSDIAGRLTRILEARGAGAVGWYMGNPGAFSYAHTFAALMFIKGLGAGGHYFTASSQDTNSRLIASQMLYGAPTSVPIPDLTRTDFLVMMGANPLVSHGSFLTAPRIKDRMHDIVKRGGRVVVVDPRRTETAAAFEWLPIVPDADAFLLLSLLQVMFAEGLVDTAKVEAQADGLEWLRALCARFTPEFTAAHTGIDADSVRSLARDLVRAPRAAVYGRLGTCVGRYGTLTTYLIDAVNLVAGNLDTPGGSVFSTMETVGGRWQATIMGLAMRRSYRNRSRIGGIPIAVAMEPAALMAKEITTPGDRQIRAMFVSAGNPVLSVPNGDELEAAFDSLELSVALDFYVTETTGRCDYILPVTTMYERDDFPYTFQAFQATPFRQATEAVVAPAGQARSEWDIVEDLAVRLAPSVRAFAVFATMRKALGRFGIALKPRMMIDALIRMSQGGDLFGLRRGGLTHRRLTEDHPHGVVLAPHIRTGVLRNSVAYVSRRVRLAHPGIAAEVEKLARSGHPVGYPLRMIGMREPRSENSWMHNSPLLMRGERGHRALIHVDDAAQLAISDGDVVRVSSPYGEITVEVTTTKDLMAGVVAVPHGWGHSGTGTWKLANRAGGSNVNRLTSSAPEDVESLAGMAWLTGVPVRVESA